A genomic segment from Gemmatimonadota bacterium encodes:
- a CDS encoding hydroxyacid dehydrogenase, with amino-acid sequence MNKPRIWYLPTPSHTAGVFKDETYRRLLAGFDVVENRMDRALTAGEVEEGIAGFDGLVTGWGVMPLSATALERADRLKIVVHSAGSVKYLFTSEMVTSQLLPRGIRVVSARGAIALNVAEHAVGALIMMSRRWVHDALNIRNRGMWRDPDKNWSNQFLRGATVGIVSASMVGREVIRLLRPFNVRTLVYDPCLSDWDAGRMNVERVDLNTLFESSDMVTVHAPSIPETDRMIGAEQLRLLRDDGVLVNTSRGSVLDHDALYEEAKTGRIQVQLDVTTPEPLPPDHRLRALPNVVITPHSSGTGAYGHLEIGEITLAALEHFFSGREPVPGEVDLEKWAQIA; translated from the coding sequence ATGAACAAACCACGCATCTGGTACCTGCCGACACCGTCCCACACCGCCGGGGTTTTCAAGGATGAGACTTACCGACGGTTACTGGCCGGCTTCGACGTGGTGGAGAACAGGATGGACCGCGCGTTGACCGCTGGCGAGGTGGAGGAAGGCATAGCCGGTTTCGATGGACTGGTCACCGGATGGGGTGTCATGCCTTTGAGCGCAACAGCCTTGGAGCGGGCGGACAGGTTGAAGATCGTCGTCCACTCCGCCGGCTCGGTCAAGTACCTGTTCACTTCGGAGATGGTCACCAGCCAACTGTTGCCCAGGGGAATACGCGTCGTCAGCGCGCGGGGCGCCATCGCCCTCAACGTGGCGGAACACGCGGTCGGCGCCTTGATCATGATGAGCCGCAGGTGGGTCCATGACGCCCTCAATATCCGTAACAGGGGCATGTGGCGGGATCCGGACAAGAACTGGTCGAACCAGTTCCTGCGCGGCGCCACGGTGGGGATCGTCAGCGCCAGCATGGTGGGACGGGAGGTGATCCGGCTGCTCCGGCCCTTTAACGTCCGCACGCTCGTCTACGACCCCTGCCTGAGCGATTGGGACGCCGGCCGCATGAACGTGGAAAGGGTAGACCTGAACACGCTCTTCGAGTCGTCGGACATGGTGACTGTCCACGCGCCGTCCATCCCGGAGACGGACCGCATGATCGGCGCGGAGCAACTGCGGCTATTGAGGGACGACGGCGTCCTGGTCAACACCTCGCGGGGCTCCGTCCTGGACCACGATGCGCTTTACGAAGAAGCGAAGACGGGCAGGATCCAGGTCCAGCTGGACGTGACCACGCCCGAACCCCTGCCGCCCGACCACCGATTGCGCGCGCTCCCTAACGTCGTCATCACGCCTCACAGCTCAGGCACCGGTGCTTACGGCCACCTCGAGATCGGCGAGATCACGCTGGCCGCGCTGGAACACTTCTTCTCGGGACGGGAACCGGTACCGGGGGAGGTGGACCTGGAAAAATGGGCGCAGATCGCGTAG
- a CDS encoding bifunctional 5,10-methylenetetrahydrofolate dehydrogenase/5,10-methenyltetrahydrofolate cyclohydrolase has translation MSPGNGPVIMSGRKLADEMQARLANEAAEMRERGITPGLATILVGDDGPSATYISMKHRACEEIGIRSIHTHLPASTSQGELLQTIGRMNEDPEVDAILVQIPLPDGLDEDEALLSVAPDKDADGLNPINLGLLVIGKPGPLPCTPNGILALLVHYGVPIEGKNVAIVGRGLTIGRPLALLLSLKRPHCNAAVTVLHSAVPDMAAHLREADVIVAAAGSPGLITKDIVKPGAAVVAAGITRKGKKLLSDVEEDVAEVAGWITPRIGGVGPMTVAMLMENTVRAARRRV, from the coding sequence ATGAGTCCCGGCAATGGCCCTGTCATCATGAGCGGCCGCAAGCTGGCCGACGAGATGCAGGCCAGGCTCGCGAATGAAGCGGCCGAAATGCGGGAGCGGGGGATCACGCCTGGGCTGGCGACGATCCTGGTCGGAGACGACGGGCCCAGCGCGACCTACATCTCCATGAAGCACCGGGCGTGCGAGGAAATCGGCATCCGTTCCATCCATACCCACCTGCCCGCATCCACTTCGCAGGGGGAATTGCTGCAGACCATCGGCCGCATGAACGAAGATCCGGAGGTCGACGCGATCCTGGTGCAGATCCCGCTGCCGGATGGACTCGACGAGGACGAAGCGCTGCTCTCCGTGGCGCCCGACAAGGACGCGGACGGGCTCAATCCCATCAACCTGGGCCTGCTGGTGATCGGCAAGCCGGGGCCCCTGCCCTGCACGCCCAACGGCATCCTCGCCCTGCTGGTCCATTACGGCGTGCCCATCGAAGGCAAGAACGTGGCGATCGTGGGCCGCGGACTGACCATCGGCCGGCCGCTGGCGCTGCTGCTGTCGTTGAAAAGACCCCACTGCAACGCGGCGGTCACCGTTCTGCATTCGGCCGTGCCCGACATGGCCGCTCACCTGCGCGAAGCCGATGTCATCGTCGCCGCCGCGGGCTCGCCCGGACTGATCACGAAGGACATCGTGAAACCAGGCGCAGCCGTCGTGGCCGCGGGGATCACCCGGAAGGGCAAGAAGCTCCTCAGCGACGTGGAGGAGGACGTGGCCGAGGTCGCCGGATGGATCACGCCACGTATCGGAGGCGTCGGTCCCATGACCGTGGCCATGTTGATGGAGAATACGGTGAGGGCGGCGCGGCGGCGGGTCTAG
- a CDS encoding Rieske (2Fe-2S) protein yields MNGTPRTALRDPIRVASVDELKEKGSMVVNGNDGPIAVFHHDDGQVHAVDNRCPHMGFPLHRGTIKDGILTCHWHHADFDLESGCTFDLFADDVPVYAVETRNGDVWVSGSRDQSGDAEYWRNRLREGLEQNISLVNAKAVIALLKSGVSYKDIAATGGRYGVRYRSSGWGPGLTILTAMTNLCGYLPRDEQILPLYQGLTHVARDSNGQPPRFDLQPLDTENLSFEQLKRWFRRFVEVRDTEGATRCLLTAVSMDCEPALLVDMMTSAATDHVFLDGGHVADFINKSTELLDHIGWEHADEVLPSTVGQLCAAARSEERNAWRHPVDLAAILRGANAELPGALASTSNGYAWDGPGELAEVILGDDPQATVDAMLARLRDGMTPLQLSQAVTYAAALCIARFHTQNEFNDWITVLHTFTYANALHQALKRTGSPELVRGVFHGAMAVYLDRFLNVPPARLPGDRATADLAGETDEILDAFLTELDTQQQVEPAARLVYRYLADGHPVDRLFRTLAISLLREDAEFHSFQMLEAGIRQYEELKGRAEADHMLIATARYLAAHAPTQRALNQTAQIALRLSRGEALYEEE; encoded by the coding sequence ATGAATGGCACCCCGAGGACAGCCTTGCGCGACCCGATCCGGGTCGCATCGGTGGACGAACTGAAGGAGAAGGGGAGCATGGTCGTCAACGGCAACGACGGTCCGATCGCCGTGTTCCACCACGACGACGGGCAGGTGCACGCCGTGGACAACCGATGTCCCCACATGGGCTTTCCGTTGCACCGCGGCACGATCAAGGACGGCATTCTGACCTGCCACTGGCACCACGCGGACTTCGACCTGGAGAGCGGCTGCACCTTCGATCTCTTCGCGGACGACGTGCCGGTGTACGCGGTCGAGACCCGGAACGGGGATGTATGGGTTTCGGGGTCGCGGGACCAGTCGGGCGACGCGGAGTACTGGCGCAACCGCCTGAGGGAAGGCCTGGAGCAGAACATCTCGCTGGTCAACGCCAAGGCCGTGATCGCCCTGCTGAAATCGGGGGTGTCCTACAAGGATATCGCCGCGACCGGCGGCCGGTACGGCGTACGGTACCGGTCGTCCGGATGGGGCCCCGGCCTGACCATTCTGACCGCGATGACGAACCTGTGCGGCTATCTGCCCAGAGACGAGCAGATCCTCCCGCTCTACCAGGGATTGACGCACGTCGCCCGGGACAGCAACGGACAGCCGCCGCGGTTCGACCTTCAACCCCTGGATACGGAGAACCTGTCCTTCGAACAGCTGAAGCGCTGGTTCCGCCGTTTCGTCGAGGTGCGCGACACCGAAGGCGCTACGCGGTGCCTGCTCACGGCCGTGTCCATGGACTGCGAACCCGCGCTGCTGGTGGACATGATGACGAGCGCCGCCACGGACCACGTGTTCCTGGACGGCGGTCACGTCGCGGATTTCATCAACAAGTCCACGGAACTGCTGGACCACATCGGCTGGGAACACGCCGATGAAGTGCTGCCCAGCACGGTCGGTCAGCTTTGCGCCGCGGCGCGCAGCGAGGAGCGAAACGCCTGGCGCCATCCCGTCGACCTGGCCGCCATTCTTCGAGGGGCGAATGCCGAGCTGCCCGGCGCGCTGGCATCGACGTCCAATGGCTATGCGTGGGACGGCCCCGGTGAGCTGGCTGAAGTGATCCTCGGGGACGATCCCCAGGCCACGGTGGACGCCATGCTGGCCCGGCTTCGAGACGGCATGACGCCGCTGCAGCTCAGCCAGGCGGTCACCTATGCCGCCGCGCTGTGCATCGCCCGGTTCCACACCCAGAACGAGTTCAACGACTGGATCACGGTGCTGCACACCTTCACGTATGCGAACGCCCTGCACCAGGCCCTGAAGCGGACGGGTTCGCCGGAACTGGTCCGCGGCGTCTTCCACGGCGCCATGGCCGTGTACCTGGACCGTTTCCTCAACGTGCCGCCCGCGCGGTTGCCGGGCGACCGGGCCACGGCCGATCTCGCCGGTGAGACCGACGAGATACTCGACGCGTTTCTGACCGAACTGGACACGCAGCAGCAGGTGGAGCCGGCCGCCAGGCTGGTCTATCGTTACCTGGCCGACGGGCACCCCGTGGACCGGCTGTTCCGCACGCTGGCGATCTCGCTGTTACGGGAGGATGCCGAGTTCCACAGCTTCCAGATGCTCGAGGCCGGCATCCGGCAATACGAGGAACTGAAGGGACGCGCCGAGGCCGACCACATGCTGATCGCCACGGCCCGGTATCTCGCCGCCCACGCCCCCACGCAGCGGGCGCTCAACCAGACCGCGCAGATCGCGCTGCGGCTGAGCCGCGGCGAAGCGCTGTACGAGGAGGAATGA
- a CDS encoding transcriptional regulator, whose translation MNMAHTEGTTRRQILELLKRKGEMTAGQLAREIGITSMGVRQHLSGLERDDLVETRVVRQDRGRPAHYFVLTDAAERLFPVRYGQLAVELLEQIAETDGPEKVDSLFTSRTERLEAEYKLQMSGQPVSEQVRVLAEIRDQEGYMAESHADGDEYILVEHHCPIYEIARRFPKVCQFEQELFERTLDAGVHRDEHKIAGDDRCRYLVRKRD comes from the coding sequence ATGAACATGGCACACACTGAAGGCACCACCCGCCGTCAGATCCTGGAATTGCTCAAACGCAAGGGCGAAATGACTGCCGGTCAACTCGCCAGGGAGATCGGGATCACTTCGATGGGCGTACGCCAGCACCTCAGCGGTCTGGAGCGCGACGACTTGGTCGAGACGCGGGTCGTGCGGCAGGACAGGGGAAGGCCCGCCCACTATTTCGTCCTGACGGATGCTGCGGAGCGCCTGTTCCCGGTACGGTACGGCCAGCTCGCGGTTGAACTGCTCGAGCAGATCGCCGAAACCGACGGACCGGAGAAGGTCGACAGCCTTTTCACCTCGCGCACGGAGCGGCTTGAAGCGGAATACAAACTTCAGATGTCCGGGCAGCCGGTCTCGGAACAGGTGCGCGTTCTCGCTGAAATCCGGGACCAGGAGGGATACATGGCCGAATCCCACGCGGACGGCGATGAATACATCCTGGTGGAACACCACTGTCCGATCTACGAAATAGCGCGCCGTTTCCCGAAGGTCTGCCAGTTCGAACAGGAATTGTTCGAACGTACGCTCGATGCCGGGGTGCACAGGGACGAGCACAAGATAGCTGGAGACGACCGCTGCCGCTATCTGGTACGGAAACGCGACTAG
- a CDS encoding anhydro-N-acetylmuramic acid kinase, which produces MTWWQVAQPVVRGSAVVLSGFQTTHDRRIIGLMSGTSADGIDAAVILLGEKDDGLSLDVLGFDTVAFPPGLRNRLMEVSDSKTGRTDELSRLHFELGELFASAAFVVADSAGLSMEEIDLIGSHGQTVQHLPDRKNRFGVETGATLQIGDPSVIAQRTGVVTVGDFRAADVARGGQGAPLVPYVDYLLFGHPEKVRALLNLGGIANLTVLPVDPKPDDVLAFDTGPANMLIDAVARAELGRDMDADGAAARRGRPAENLVADALVMPYFERPPPKSTGRELFGDRCASDLVRAGREAGLSSEDMLATATEITVRSIEDACRRFVIPVVTRLDELIVSGGGARNGFLLERLARVLAPAEVSTSDDHGLSSDAKEAVAFAVLADRTVRGRPGSLPGATGADRPAVLGKICLPG; this is translated from the coding sequence ATGACCTGGTGGCAAGTAGCACAACCAGTCGTGCGAGGCAGCGCTGTCGTGTTATCGGGATTCCAGACCACACATGACCGCCGGATCATCGGGCTGATGTCGGGAACGTCCGCCGATGGGATCGACGCGGCTGTGATACTGCTGGGCGAAAAAGACGACGGGCTTTCCCTGGACGTTTTGGGCTTCGACACGGTGGCCTTTCCACCCGGCCTGCGCAATCGGCTGATGGAAGTCTCCGATTCGAAGACCGGCAGGACCGACGAGTTGAGCCGGCTGCATTTCGAGCTGGGGGAACTCTTTGCCAGCGCGGCTTTCGTCGTTGCGGATTCCGCCGGACTGTCCATGGAGGAGATCGATCTCATCGGTTCCCACGGCCAGACTGTCCAGCATCTCCCCGATCGGAAAAACAGATTCGGCGTGGAAACCGGGGCGACGCTGCAGATCGGCGATCCTTCGGTGATCGCCCAGCGGACCGGCGTGGTGACGGTTGGCGACTTCCGGGCGGCGGACGTGGCCCGGGGCGGACAGGGCGCTCCGCTTGTACCCTATGTGGACTACCTGCTCTTCGGGCATCCCGAAAAGGTCCGGGCACTCCTGAATCTGGGGGGAATCGCGAATCTCACGGTGCTGCCCGTGGACCCGAAACCCGATGACGTGCTGGCTTTCGATACGGGCCCGGCCAACATGCTGATCGATGCCGTCGCCCGCGCGGAACTGGGACGCGACATGGATGCGGATGGCGCGGCCGCAAGGCGCGGCAGGCCCGCCGAAAACCTGGTGGCGGACGCGCTGGTCATGCCTTACTTCGAGCGGCCTCCGCCCAAGTCCACGGGCCGGGAACTTTTCGGAGACCGGTGCGCGTCGGATCTGGTCCGCGCGGGGCGGGAGGCCGGGCTCAGTAGCGAGGATATGCTTGCGACCGCCACGGAAATCACCGTTCGTTCCATTGAGGACGCCTGTCGACGGTTCGTCATTCCCGTCGTCACGCGGCTGGACGAATTGATCGTGAGCGGCGGCGGCGCCAGAAACGGTTTTCTGCTCGAGCGACTCGCCCGGGTGCTGGCGCCTGCCGAGGTATCCACATCGGATGATCACGGCCTGTCTTCGGACGCCAAGGAGGCCGTGGCGTTCGCGGTACTCGCCGACCGGACGGTCCGGGGCAGGCCGGGCAGTCTTCCAGGAGCCACGGGCGCGGACCGGCCCGCGGTGCTGGGCAAGATTTGCCTGCCCGGTTGA
- a CDS encoding glutathione S-transferase, which produces MTMPVLDIADCINETCPWSGKPVQGDSLTEFDGHVVGFCNPGCLEKFERAIQHFENALSGVENRS; this is translated from the coding sequence ATGACAATGCCCGTGCTCGACATCGCCGACTGCATCAATGAGACCTGTCCCTGGTCCGGCAAGCCGGTACAGGGCGATTCACTGACTGAATTTGACGGACATGTTGTGGGGTTCTGCAATCCAGGTTGCCTCGAGAAATTCGAGCGTGCCATCCAACATTTCGAAAATGCACTGTCGGGTGTCGAGAATCGCTCGTGA
- a CDS encoding SpoIID/LytB domain-containing protein, with the protein MRHADAARKGKFVMRFGTSIMWNTENRIPAGAMPDHVPVRVQSAWWPVLLLSLVILGCAGRPLPSDRTARPAPSETAPTTGAYKPGQLPMIRIGLLVNRNSASLTGTGRFRVVDRASGEVIGTSSSGQIWRMQAKGAWIDVSAPGGAAQGLYTGPIQVNPLAREGRLKAADREYRGSMEVVSNKTGKLTVVNILDVENYLRGVVPPEIGKLKEDRIEALKAQAIAARTYTVANLGRRKALGFDLYGTVADQVYHGYSAEWPLADRAISETRGMIATYEGKPIAAQYSSTCAGETESIEDAWGGNPIPYLRSVQDRDRGSGDFCSHSPVYTWRVEWNKDTLENILETRLSGLDPRKRGEFSLRGMSIKSRSPTGRVQLLEIKSNHGTTTLRSGQIRSALRRPVRGQPMLRSTKFDLKFRQNSIVAEGGGYGHGIGMCQMGAIGMAGQGYKYERILKHYYRGIELDRVYN; encoded by the coding sequence ATGCGGCACGCAGATGCAGCACGTAAAGGGAAGTTCGTGATGCGCTTCGGCACGTCAATCATGTGGAACACCGAAAACCGGATCCCGGCCGGCGCCATGCCTGACCACGTGCCGGTCCGCGTACAGTCCGCATGGTGGCCGGTGCTTCTATTGTCCCTGGTGATCCTGGGATGCGCCGGCAGGCCGCTTCCGTCCGATCGCACCGCGCGGCCGGCCCCTTCCGAGACCGCGCCGACAACGGGGGCGTACAAACCCGGCCAGCTTCCGATGATCCGGATCGGCTTGCTGGTAAACCGGAACTCGGCTAGCCTGACCGGAACAGGCCGCTTCCGCGTCGTCGACCGGGCCAGCGGCGAAGTGATCGGCACATCCTCTTCCGGGCAGATCTGGAGAATGCAGGCGAAAGGCGCGTGGATCGACGTGTCCGCACCAGGCGGCGCGGCCCAGGGACTGTATACCGGTCCGATCCAGGTGAACCCGCTCGCGCGGGAAGGACGTCTCAAAGCCGCGGACCGGGAGTACCGCGGATCGATGGAGGTGGTGTCAAACAAGACCGGCAAGTTGACCGTCGTGAACATCCTCGACGTGGAGAACTACCTGCGCGGGGTCGTCCCCCCGGAGATCGGCAAGCTCAAGGAAGACCGCATCGAGGCGCTGAAGGCCCAGGCCATTGCGGCCCGGACGTACACGGTGGCGAACCTGGGCAGACGCAAGGCCCTGGGATTCGATCTGTACGGTACCGTGGCCGACCAGGTATACCACGGCTACAGCGCGGAATGGCCCCTCGCCGACCGGGCGATTTCGGAGACCCGCGGCATGATCGCTACCTACGAAGGCAAACCGATCGCCGCCCAGTACTCCTCGACCTGCGCGGGCGAAACCGAATCCATCGAGGACGCCTGGGGGGGCAATCCCATTCCGTACCTGCGCTCCGTGCAAGACCGGGACCGCGGAAGCGGCGACTTTTGCAGTCATTCGCCGGTCTATACATGGCGCGTGGAATGGAACAAGGATACGCTGGAGAACATCCTGGAGACGAGGCTTTCCGGCCTGGACCCACGCAAGCGGGGTGAGTTTTCTCTTCGCGGTATGTCCATAAAAAGCCGATCTCCGACCGGGCGCGTTCAACTGCTCGAGATCAAATCGAATCACGGGACGACGACACTGCGAAGCGGGCAGATACGTTCCGCATTGCGCCGGCCTGTCCGGGGCCAGCCGATGCTCCGCAGCACGAAGTTCGATTTGAAGTTCAGGCAGAATTCCATCGTGGCCGAGGGCGGCGGCTATGGCCATGGCATCGGCATGTGCCAGATGGGCGCCATCGGGATGGCCGGCCAGGGATACAAGTACGAACGGATCCTGAAACACTACTACCGCGGCATCGAGCTGGACCGCGTGTATAACTGA